Within the Peromyscus maniculatus bairdii isolate BWxNUB_F1_BW_parent chromosome 2, HU_Pman_BW_mat_3.1, whole genome shotgun sequence genome, the region CATTGAAGGATGTGTCTGCACAGGCCAACTTCAGGACAGCAGGGACCTCACAGAAGAAGTGGTTGATCTTGTAGGGGCCACAGTAGGGCAGACGCATGGTGAAGACAGTGTAGACCAGTGCACCAGTGATGCTAATGGACCAACAGATTGTGACCATCTTGATACAAACGAGGCGGCTCATGAGTAGAGAGTAGTGAAGGGGGAAGCAGATGGCCACATACCTGTCGTAGGCCATAATGGCATAGAGAACACACTCAGCGATACCCAGGACCAAGAAGATGAACATCTGGGCTACGCAAGCACCCCAGGAGATGGTCCTCCTTGGACACACCATATTAACCAGCATCTGGGGCACAGTGGTAGTGACATAACTCATGTCTACCAAAGAGAGGATACTGAGAaagaagtacatgggagtgtggagGCGAGAGTCTAGGTAGATCAGAGTGACAATGAGGCCATTGCCCAGGAGGGTGATCATGTAGAGCAGAAGAAAGAAGATGAACAGGGCCACTCTGATCTGTGACTCACCGGAGAAGCCAAGGAGGATAAACTCGGACACTGAGCTGTAGTTTTCCTTCCTAAGGATCTGCATAGTGATCTGGCTGTTACAGAGAGACGAGCACTTTGCTCTTCTGTCTGTGGCCTGAGGGAAGGAACCAAAGCAGAGCCGCACACACAAATTGCTTCCAATGATGCAGTCAAACCTGTGCTGAGCTGGATGGAAGGAGTATCAAAGCTAGGGTTGCTGTGACATCGGGCAAGGAGTTGAGAGATCTGACTGCTCACTGGATCGCCCCTGGGAGCCGCCTTCATCCACGGAAGACAAGGAGTTAAGTGGCTATTTTTGCAGTAGGGAGCTCAGTCGAACCATGACCACTGCCAGTTCAGTCTACCAGGGATGCACACTGGTCCCAGTGGGTAGGCAGATCCTTCTGCTAGCAGAAGGTTAAAATTATGTCTGACTGTCTGGGTTATCAGGGTGCCTGGGGTACTACCAAGCCAAAGCTCTGCGGTAGCCGCAGAGGTCACagcagaacagaagctgtggAGGAGACCAGTGGAGTTCTTAAAAAGCTGATTAAAAACAGACAGGGTAACAAATGAAAGTCTACTACTGGCTTTAGGGTATAGCCAAATCCaggtaaaatatattaatttagaaACTCATATATTTATTGATGAGGTTATAGGCAATCTTATCAATAGATTGAAAATATTAGGCAAATTAACTCAAGACAAAATTGCTACAATTGTGTTTGATGATGTAAATGTTTTATAGCATATTAGAGATATACTTGGGGCTGGGTATGTAGttcagttgggagagtgcttcTCTAACATGCCCTAGGTGCAGTAGCACCCAtaaacctggcatggtggcacatacctgtaatcccagaatcaGGAGATGGAGACggaaggaccagaagttcaaggtcatcctcagctacatagtgaattgaaggctagcctgggatacatgagagcctgtctcaaaaaaataaaataaaataaatgcttttaactgAAGCCATTATATTATGATCTTAGTATGACAACATTGTATTTGCCTAATAAATATTATGGCTTAAAATGGAAAAGACAAGACATATTTGACTGGCACAGGACAGGGACCTCACAGCCTGTGCATCTGAGGCAGTGATCCTGGGTTCTGTCTTGCTGCTCCCAGCTTCCCTGAGGCCCATTCAGGCTTTGTTTCCTAACTTGGATATGTGAGATTTTCTGTTGCCTTTCCAGGACCAAGCATTTAATCAGATTCTCCTGAGTGGCCCAGTGGTAGTCACTTACCCAGCAATGTGACCTTGGGCCAATCCCTCTGTTGGTCTCAGTCTCCACAACTGGTAATCGGAGATGAAGCATTTGCAGCACAGATTTATAGCGAGTTGCATGCGGGATATGGTGTTGAGACATTTTGTAGAATATAAAGTGAGACAAATAAAAGGAGTTAGTATGAGAGAAACACGCTCAGAAATCAGAAGTGTGATGGCTACTCCTGGCTTTGCCCCACTGTGCTGTGTGATCTTGGGTGACTCCACACCCCTCTCTGAGCTTCACAGAACCGCTATTGAAACCGAAGGTATTAAATATGATGCTTCCTTCAGCTTGGTTGTCTTTGATATCAAGCTAGAGACCCGGAAACATACCAGTGCCCTGAGCACCAGGGAAGGGCTGAGATGGGCAGGGCTGTGTGGGCAGGGATTTGTTCTAGGAGTTTGAGAAGTGAGCCCAGAGGACTGGTAGGTACCTAGCATGTGGACTTAGGGTCAACACACTTGAACCTGGTAGCCTCTGGAAAGGCAGCCATGCTAACCACTGGACCAGCAAGACTTTTGCAGACCTGACAGCCTCTTTATCACCTTCTGACTCACGGAGCTACTCAGatcctttgcttttcatctatTAAATGGTATTATCTCTTCCATAGTGGAAACTCCATGACATATATCGGATTTACAGAAGGTCATCAATAAATCCTGATAACTTAGGTAACATGATGTTGGGTAGAcggaggagcagggagaggagatACAGAGGCATGCCTGCATATCTAAGTCTTGGAAGGGCAGATCTGCATACCCAAGGGTGAGGACTGGTGGACacgggatgatggtggaggtggagcAGACAGGCATAGATGACTAAACACGCAAAAGAAGATACGTGAGACACGTACGTGTTCTGAGCTTCAAGGAGTGTGAGGAGTTggataaaggagaaaaatgtccCAGGTAGGGAAAGTGTGTGAAGGTAAGAGGTGGCCTAGCCTAGCTCAAAGCCTTGGGCCGTGAGAGGGGAGACTTTCAGGAAACAAGAATTGGTTTAATCAGAGCAAATGACCACCTTGACATCCA harbors:
- the LOC102925450 gene encoding olfactory receptor 2A12-like is translated as MQILRKENYSSVSEFILLGFSGESQIRVALFIFFLLLYMITLLGNGLIVTLIYLDSRLHTPMYFFLSILSLVDMSYVTTTVPQMLVNMVCPRRTISWGACVAQMFIFLVLGIAECVLYAIMAYDRYVAICFPLHYSLLMSRLVCIKMVTICWSISITGALVYTVFTMRLPYCGPYKINHFFCEVPAVLKLACADTSFNDQLDFILGFILLLIPLSLILASYACIFVSILRIRSSQGRLKSFSTCASHITVVTMFYGPAMMMYMRPGSWYDPERDKKLALFYNVVSAFLNPIIYSLRNKDVKGAFLKVLGDRGTAQ